TTCCCGTTGCAGAGACTGCTGAAGTTTCCCAACAGAGGACGAGTATCCTTCTTCGCTCCTCTTCTCTAGaagctgctgctgctgttgaTGATGATAATCAATGTAGTTGGTACTGCAGTGATTGCCTGTTCCACTATGTTCTGTTGCGGAGGAGACGTGTCTTCTCTCCTCCATGTCCATGGAACCATCCCGCTCTTGCAAGCCCTCAGGTTTACCGTTGAAAGGGTGAAACATTGAACTATACTCATGCGGGCTAACCGAGCTAGGGCTTGGAGACACTGAAGCGGGAGCCATGGTAGAAGTGTGGGCCGCGTTAGGACCAGGGAAGTGTATAATAGGAGCTGGCGTTGGGTAAGAGCCCTGTCCTGGCCAAGAATTCATCTGGTTGCTAAAAGGTGGGCCAGGCGAGTCAGAGCTATTGTAAAAGCTGGCCTCGTTTCTTCTCTGAGCACTTGGAGGCGGTTCAGATACATTGTATTGGTTGATTAGCACAATGTTATCGTCTCCACCACTCGCTGCAACGTTCTTTCTCTGATCGGTAACCAAGGGAGAGACTGAACATTGTGTCTGCAATGGCCTGTGAACGTACCTGGCAACAAGAACCACAACACAAACAATCAGTAACAAGTATTGAAAGATTGATTATAAAAGGAATTAGAGATCAGACCACTAACCGTGTGAAAGCCGAGGCACTAGAGGGATGAAGAGAGGGCTGGTGGTTCTCACTAGTGTCAGGTCTTCTCAAGGAGAGATCAAGCTCTATCCGAGAAGTATCGTGCTTAGCAACACTTTCTTCTCTGTGGCTTTGTCCGTTTCTTCTAAACGACgctcccatgaagtcaatagcCTCTTTGGATGAGACTCTTGGGATATCCTCCACCACGTCGGCGCTCTCACCTTGCATCTCTGGTCTTGAACATGAGCTCTACAAGAACAagatttttaaactaaaaaagttaGGAACACCAATCAAACACACACAGGTGAAGAGAATCCATCACTGAGAATAAGAATCTAACCTgatcatcaccaccaccaccaccaccattccCAATTACAGGTTGTTCCTCTCTCTGGAATCCATTCACCTGGTTACTAGTGGAGTTGTTTGCAGACGCGCCCTCAGGTTTCTGCTGTCCAAGGCTCTCATCTACTGGGAAGTTACTACCAGGAGCAAGTGACTGTAAAGatgatcaagaaaagaaaaaaagaatctgAGAACtcaattatctttttaataGACAACGAAATTTCCCAGGACTTGAATAAGGATCGTTAAGTTGTAGATTGCTCAAGGACACAAAAGGTTAAAAAAGATAGCAAGAAAGAGACATACACTTTGTCTTCTCCAGACATGTTGCCAGAGATTCCTCAGCTCATTCCTCCTCAACGGCTTGACTAGATAGTCAGCCGCACCTTTCAACATGCACTTATAAACAGTATTAACCGAGTCCTGTGTTGACATCActgagaaaaaagaaaaaaacaatagaatcaggcaaaaaattatttcaataacTAAGAAAAAGAAGCAGAAGTTATATAAAATAACACATACTTATGACAGGAATGTTCTTGCAGGTATCATGCTCCATTATAAGTGTTAGCAGAGCGTATCCGGATATTGAAGGTAGATCAACCTCTGTTAATATCAGATCGACGCTCTCAGGCTTCCCTCTAAGCATCTCCCAAG
This genomic interval from Brassica napus cultivar Da-Ae chromosome A6, Da-Ae, whole genome shotgun sequence contains the following:
- the LOC106348254 gene encoding two-component response regulator-like APRR5 codes for the protein MGEVSDEVVEVTVVEKAPEAGGGKLTRRKMRRKDAAEGGDGLVTWERFLPKISLRVLLVEADDSTRQIISALLRKCSYRVAAVPDGLKAWEMLRGKPESVDLILTEVDLPSISGYALLTLIMEHDTCKNIPVIMMSTQDSVNTVYKCMLKGAADYLVKPLRRNELRNLWQHVWRRQSSLAPGSNFPVDESLGQQKPEGASANNSTSNQVNGFQREEQPVIGNGGGGGGDDQSSCSRPEMQGESADVVEDIPRVSSKEAIDFMGASFRRNGQSHREESVAKHDTSRIELDLSLRRPDTSENHQPSLHPSSASAFTRYVHRPLQTQCSVSPLVTDQRKNVAASGGDDNIVLINQYNVSEPPPSAQRRNEASFYNSSDSPGPPFSNQMNSWPGQGSYPTPAPIIHFPGPNAAHTSTMAPASVSPSPSSVSPHEYSSMFHPFNGKPEGLQERDGSMDMEERRHVSSATEHSGTGNHCSTNYIDYHHQQQQQLLEKRSEEGYSSSVGKLQQSLQREAALNKFRMKRKERCFEKKVRYESRKKLAEQRPRIKGQFVRQVQSTETSTQEAPQ